A genome region from Kogia breviceps isolate mKogBre1 chromosome 13, mKogBre1 haplotype 1, whole genome shotgun sequence includes the following:
- the DPPA5 gene encoding LOW QUALITY PROTEIN: developmental pluripotency-associated 5 protein (The sequence of the model RefSeq protein was modified relative to this genomic sequence to represent the inferred CDS: substituted 1 base at 1 genomic stop codon) translates to MGKLPERNDIPPWVGTPEVLKEPGVFQVQTVLLEAVLGPDGSRIPFVEQVSKVVLQIKGLDLAEVMVYGSYLCKFQTKWMLQSVAXRHGQQHKAGMLQPEEAMNSLDLAPWMKGSQFAARPTWDHKEELSPGEFP, encoded by the exons ATGGGGAAGCTGCCCGAGCGGAACGACATCCCGCCCTGGGTGGGGACTCCCGAAGTCTTGAAGGAGCCCGGGGTGTTCCAGGTCCAGACGGTGCTGCTGGAAGCCGTGCTCG GCCCCGACGGATCTCGAATCCCATTCGTCGAGCAGGTGAGCAAAGTCGTGTTACAGATTAAGGGTCTGGACCTCGCCGAAGTCATGGTTTATGGCTCTTACTTGTGCAAGTTCCAGACCAAGTGGATGCTCCAGTCCGTGGCCTAGCGGCACGGCCAGCAGCACAAG GCAGGGATGCTGCAACCTGAGGAAGCCATGAATTCACTCGACCTAGCTCCTTGGATGAAGGGAAGCCAGTTTGCAGCCAGACCAACCTGGGACCATAAG